One Endozoicomonas gorgoniicola DNA window includes the following coding sequences:
- a CDS encoding IS4 family transposase yields MEEVSSLAEKLKAHLPLHQARINFISQFVLSLIRARSTNLYRVAEEFQSEADAESSYRRIKRFFAGYEYSYEQLGEFILSCLDMDRYTLCMDRTNWKHGSKDVNYLVVSISWQGNSIPIVWECLDKRGGNSNTDERIALIERVLKIIPAEKIDNLLADREFIGHDWFEWLRQKKILCRLRIKGDVAVEHDNRKTTAGKLCRSVKFNQTVTWHTRKKVAGVPLYIAAHRTLKGLLIVVATEKPDGMIEDYYKRWDIETLFGCLKSRGFDMESTHMTKHDRMDKLMGLLAIAFAWCLLVGHWHYGEANQLPLNKHNRPAKSLFRLGLDMLRRVLKNKCAKNDQIAFQELLNVLSRT; encoded by the coding sequence ATGGAAGAAGTCAGCTCATTAGCCGAGAAGCTTAAGGCTCATTTACCCCTGCATCAAGCCCGAATCAACTTCATCTCACAATTTGTTCTATCTTTGATACGCGCCCGTTCTACTAATCTCTACCGAGTAGCCGAAGAGTTCCAGTCTGAAGCCGATGCCGAATCCAGTTATCGACGCATCAAACGGTTCTTTGCTGGTTACGAATACAGCTATGAGCAGTTGGGGGAATTTATCCTGAGCTGCCTCGATATGGATCGCTATACGCTATGCATGGACAGAACCAATTGGAAGCATGGCTCTAAGGATGTGAACTATCTGGTGGTCTCTATTTCCTGGCAAGGAAACTCTATACCCATTGTCTGGGAGTGTCTGGACAAACGTGGTGGCAACTCCAATACAGATGAACGCATTGCCTTGATAGAGCGGGTTTTGAAGATTATTCCGGCGGAAAAAATTGACAACCTTCTGGCTGATCGTGAGTTCATAGGTCATGACTGGTTTGAGTGGTTGCGACAGAAGAAAATATTGTGTCGCCTCCGTATAAAAGGTGATGTCGCAGTAGAGCATGACAATCGCAAAACCACAGCGGGGAAGCTTTGCCGTAGTGTGAAGTTTAATCAAACCGTCACTTGGCATACCAGAAAAAAAGTGGCGGGAGTACCGCTTTACATTGCTGCGCACCGCACCTTGAAAGGGTTGCTCATAGTTGTGGCTACTGAAAAGCCGGACGGCATGATCGAGGACTATTACAAACGCTGGGATATAGAAACGCTGTTTGGTTGTTTGAAAAGTCGTGGGTTCGATATGGAGTCTACACATATGACGAAGCACGACCGCATGGACAAACTTATGGGACTCCTCGCCATTGCGTTCGCGTGGTGTCTGCTTGTGGGGCACTGGCATTACGGTGAGGCTAATCAGCTCCCACTGAATAAACATAACAGACCAGCAAAAAGTCTGTTCAGACTGGGGCTTGACATGCTCAGACGAGTACTTAAAAACAAATGCGCAAAAAATGATCAGATTGCATTTCAGGAGCTGTTAAATGTTTTGTCCCGTACATAG
- the ltrA gene encoding group II intron reverse transcriptase/maturase, which produces MNHDLLSCALEPANLLKAWKQVRSNKGAPGIDGITIKAYPDFARQHWPSARQALLNGTYRPSPVLRAVIEKPDGGERLLGIPTVMDRVIQQAIVQVLSPIFDPDFSPSSFGYRPGRSAQDAVQQVNRYIKQGLHQAVDVDLSKFFDTVSHDVLMSRVSRKIHDKRLLKLIGRYLRAGVMVDGQCYPTRVGMPQGGPLSPLLSNVLLDDLDKELEYRGHCFARYCDDFVILVGSQRAGERVMESITRYLERKLKLRINPTKSKVVKATEAEFLSFTFTGKRIRWSEKSLNRFRRKILKLTSRSWGVSMEYRLKKLAEYIRGWMGYFRITEYYSPIPRLDQWIRRRIRCCFIKQWRKPKTRYRNLIRLGVDHIKAASIAASSKGYYRLSKTYAAQLALNDSFLSKLGLVSLKDLWIRFHHPR; this is translated from the coding sequence TTGAACCACGATCTACTGAGTTGCGCACTGGAACCTGCCAATTTGCTGAAAGCATGGAAACAAGTCAGAAGTAACAAAGGGGCTCCCGGAATAGATGGGATCACCATTAAAGCCTATCCTGACTTTGCCCGTCAGCACTGGCCTTCAGCGCGCCAAGCCTTACTCAATGGGACTTACAGACCATCTCCCGTCCTTCGGGCTGTTATAGAAAAGCCCGATGGTGGAGAACGGTTGCTGGGCATCCCGACAGTCATGGATCGAGTGATACAACAGGCCATTGTGCAGGTATTATCACCCATCTTTGATCCTGACTTCTCTCCCAGCAGCTTCGGTTACAGACCGGGAAGGTCTGCACAAGACGCTGTACAACAGGTTAATCGATACATTAAGCAGGGGCTGCATCAGGCGGTTGATGTTGATCTGAGTAAATTCTTTGATACGGTCAGCCATGATGTTCTTATGTCGAGAGTCTCTCGAAAGATTCACGACAAGCGTCTGTTGAAGCTGATTGGCCGCTACCTTCGTGCTGGCGTCATGGTTGATGGGCAATGCTACCCAACCCGGGTAGGTATGCCACAAGGCGGTCCACTTTCACCGCTGCTGTCGAATGTCCTTCTCGATGACCTGGACAAGGAACTGGAGTACCGGGGGCATTGCTTCGCACGCTACTGCGATGACTTTGTGATCCTCGTTGGCAGCCAGCGAGCCGGGGAGCGAGTGATGGAAAGCATCACACGTTACCTTGAGCGCAAGCTGAAACTGAGGATAAACCCGACAAAGAGCAAGGTGGTGAAAGCTACCGAAGCTGAGTTCCTGAGTTTTACCTTCACAGGGAAGCGAATCCGCTGGTCGGAGAAGAGTCTGAACCGCTTCAGGCGAAAAATCCTGAAACTCACCAGCCGAAGCTGGGGAGTATCGATGGAATATCGCTTGAAGAAGCTGGCCGAATATATCCGGGGCTGGATGGGTTATTTCAGGATAACCGAATATTACAGTCCTATACCGCGACTGGATCAATGGATACGTCGGCGGATTCGCTGTTGTTTTATCAAACAATGGCGAAAGCCGAAAACCCGTTACAGAAATTTGATCAGGTTAGGTGTTGATCACATCAAGGCCGCCTCGATTGCAGCCAGTAGCAAAGGGTATTACCGGCTAAGCAAAACCTATGCGGCACAGTTAGCATTAAACGACAGTTTTCTCAGTAAACTCGGGCTTGTTTCCCTGAAAGACTTGTGGATCAGGTTTCACCACCCTCGGTGA
- the tnpA gene encoding IS66 family insertion sequence element accessory protein TnpA: MTKTGITDTEWLVRVQSWQQSGLSQSAWCQQNDISVSKFGYWKRKLETVSATKPAQHSAFVPVTPAQEPVEPSASSQLTVVLPNGVTVSGINEGNLSLVKQLVGEML; this comes from the coding sequence ATGACAAAAACCGGCATAACTGACACCGAATGGCTGGTGCGAGTCCAGTCCTGGCAGCAATCGGGTCTGAGCCAGAGCGCCTGGTGCCAACAAAATGATATTTCTGTCTCAAAGTTCGGGTACTGGAAACGAAAACTGGAAACAGTATCTGCTACCAAGCCTGCACAACACTCTGCCTTTGTACCAGTGACACCAGCTCAGGAACCCGTTGAGCCCAGTGCAAGTAGCCAGCTGACAGTCGTTCTTCCTAATGGTGTGACTGTGTCCGGTATTAATGAAGGCAATTTGTCGCTTGTTAAACAGTTGGTCGGGGAAATGCTATGA
- the ltrA gene encoding group II intron reverse transcriptase/maturase yields the protein MNHDLLSCALEPANLLKAWKQVRSNKGAPGIDGITIKAYPDFARQHWPSARQALLNGTYRPSPVLRAVIEKPDGGERLLGIPTVMDRVIQQAIVQVLSPIFDPDFSPSSFGYRPGRSAQDAVQQVNRYIKQGLHQAVDVDLSKFFDTVSHDVLMSRVSRKIHDKRLLKLIGRYLRAGVMVDGQCYPTRVGMPQGGPLSPLLSNVLLDDLDKELEYRGHCFARYCDDFVILVGSQRAGERVMESITRYLERKLKLRINPTKSKVVKATEAEFLSFTFTGKRIRWSEKSLNRFRRKILKLTSRSWGVSMEYRLKKLAEYIRGWMGYFRITEYYSPIPRLDQWIRRRIRCCFIKQWRKPKTRYRNLIRLGVDHIKAASIAASSKGYYRLSKTYAAQLARIFHK from the coding sequence TTGAACCACGATCTACTGAGTTGCGCACTGGAACCTGCCAATTTGCTGAAAGCATGGAAACAAGTCAGAAGTAACAAAGGGGCTCCCGGAATAGATGGGATCACCATTAAAGCCTATCCTGACTTTGCCCGTCAGCACTGGCCTTCAGCGCGCCAAGCCTTACTCAATGGGACTTACAGACCATCTCCCGTCCTTCGGGCTGTTATAGAAAAGCCCGATGGTGGAGAACGGTTGCTGGGCATCCCGACAGTCATGGATCGAGTGATACAACAGGCCATTGTGCAGGTATTATCACCCATCTTTGATCCTGACTTCTCTCCCAGCAGCTTCGGTTACAGACCGGGAAGGTCTGCACAAGACGCTGTACAACAGGTTAATCGATACATTAAGCAGGGGCTGCATCAGGCGGTTGATGTTGATCTGAGTAAATTCTTTGATACGGTCAGCCATGATGTTCTTATGTCGAGAGTCTCTCGAAAGATTCACGACAAGCGTCTGTTGAAGCTGATTGGCCGCTACCTTCGTGCTGGCGTCATGGTTGATGGGCAATGCTACCCAACCCGGGTAGGTATGCCACAAGGCGGTCCACTTTCACCGCTGCTGTCGAATGTCCTTCTCGATGACCTGGACAAGGAACTGGAGTACCGGGGGCATTGCTTCGCACGCTACTGCGATGACTTTGTGATCCTCGTTGGCAGCCAGCGAGCCGGGGAGCGAGTGATGGAAAGCATCACACGTTACCTTGAGCGCAAGCTGAAACTGAGGATAAACCCGACAAAGAGCAAGGTGGTGAAAGCTACCGAAGCTGAGTTCCTGAGTTTTACCTTCACAGGGAAGCGAATCCGCTGGTCGGAGAAGAGTCTGAACCGCTTCAGGCGAAAAATCCTGAAACTCACCAGCCGAAGCTGGGGAGTATCGATGGAATATCGCTTGAAGAAGCTGGCCGAATATATCCGGGGCTGGATGGGTTATTTCAGGATAACCGAATATTACAGTCCTATACCGCGACTGGATCAATGGATACGTCGGCGGATTCGCTGTTGTTTTATCAAACAATGGCGAAAGCCGAAAACCCGTTACAGAAATTTGATCAGGTTAGGTGTTGATCACATCAAGGCCGCCTCGATTGCAGCCAGTAGCAAAGGGTATTACCGGCTAAGCAAAACCTATGCGGCACAGTTAGCCCGAATATTTCATAAATGA
- a CDS encoding GNAT family N-acetyltransferase: MSWSKEFVELDKGIHDRASFDCGEAELNLFIQTQAAKHMQAGISRTMVLPASSPLPNQKIPVCAFYSIVPSSICRDTLPKALAKKLPRYPIPVFLIAQLAVHREFHGEGLGKICLINALKYLWEINSHMRAYAIIVDCLTDSAERFYAKYGFEVLCEHNGRVRMFLPMKTVAQLFGP, translated from the coding sequence GTGAGCTGGTCAAAGGAGTTTGTGGAACTCGATAAAGGTATCCACGATAGAGCATCATTTGACTGTGGTGAAGCTGAACTTAATTTGTTCATCCAGACACAAGCAGCAAAACATATGCAGGCAGGTATCAGTCGTACAATGGTTCTGCCTGCATCAAGCCCTTTACCAAATCAAAAAATACCAGTTTGTGCATTTTATAGCATTGTGCCAAGTTCCATCTGCCGAGACACTTTGCCCAAAGCTTTAGCCAAGAAATTACCCCGTTATCCTATCCCTGTATTTCTGATCGCTCAGCTTGCTGTACATCGAGAATTCCACGGAGAGGGGCTTGGGAAAATTTGCTTAATAAATGCCTTGAAGTATTTGTGGGAAATCAACTCCCATATGCGTGCATACGCGATAATCGTTGACTGCCTAACGGACTCAGCAGAACGATTCTATGCAAAATATGGTTTTGAAGTATTGTGTGAACATAATGGTAGAGTTCGCATGTTTCTTCCTATGAAAACAGTAGCCCAGCTGTTTGGTCCGTAG
- a CDS encoding type II toxin-antitoxin system TacA family antitoxin, with amino-acid sequence MATARLDLRLDEEIKAKAEKASALLGLKSLTEYVVRLMDENSTQVISEYESITVENDVFDRFTEACEKAKVPNKALLDALAFTEEKGVK; translated from the coding sequence ATGGCTACTGCACGCTTAGACCTGAGACTTGATGAGGAAATCAAGGCTAAAGCAGAAAAGGCTTCAGCCCTGCTGGGACTGAAGAGTTTGACCGAATATGTTGTAAGGCTCATGGATGAAAACTCTACACAGGTCATTTCTGAGTATGAAAGCATTACAGTAGAAAATGATGTCTTTGATCGCTTTACAGAAGCCTGCGAAAAGGCAAAAGTTCCAAACAAGGCTTTGTTAGATGCCCTAGCATTTACCGAGGAGAAAGGTGTCAAGTGA
- a CDS encoding IS1380 family transposase produces the protein MNKFTQEQLRFHPSNGKTIRADFNGGELSSDFGALMLRETMLHSGIISRLTDGIDDKRHQSYIDHTLQELIAQRVLQMACGYEDANDSNHLRKDPIFKLANGRNPLDDDNHLASAPTYTRLGRSMTKRDIYNMTKALADHFISSYEYPPLAIIIDLDHTPAITHGGQQMNLFNAKYQDYCYLPLMIFEGLSGKLITSILRPGKTPTGRENAAILQRLIKLIRTRWPKTHLLVRGDSHFAQPELMQVVQDDPHSDYVLGKGAGHKTALRPKAKELLDEARKALDVKTGLAKLNNMPEPERLRLYGETDYQAKSWKGLDTRIIYKAEVNQKGDNPRFIVTSMMEASPEEIYEDLYCPRGQDENFIKHLKSDLSGDRLSDQGFLANHLRMFYACAAYVLHYELRTKALKGTELEKAQPSTVITKLCKVAVKVVEYKDRIKLHLPRSCPIKGLLQHITEVFYSMPLPRPG, from the coding sequence ATGAACAAATTTACACAAGAACAGCTTCGTTTTCACCCCTCCAACGGAAAAACTATCCGGGCAGACTTCAATGGCGGAGAATTATCCTCTGATTTTGGCGCCCTGATGCTACGTGAAACAATGCTTCACAGCGGTATCATATCCAGGCTGACTGACGGCATTGACGATAAACGTCATCAATCCTACATCGACCACACCCTGCAAGAACTCATTGCCCAAAGAGTTTTGCAAATGGCCTGTGGTTATGAAGATGCAAACGACAGCAACCATCTGCGTAAAGACCCAATCTTTAAGCTTGCCAATGGAAGAAACCCACTGGACGATGATAACCATCTGGCTTCCGCTCCAACGTATACAAGGCTTGGTCGGTCCATGACCAAACGGGATATTTATAATATGACCAAAGCACTGGCTGATCACTTCATCAGCAGTTATGAATACCCGCCATTAGCCATCATTATCGACCTGGATCATACGCCTGCTATCACCCATGGCGGCCAGCAGATGAACCTGTTCAACGCCAAATATCAAGACTACTGTTACTTGCCCTTAATGATCTTTGAGGGGCTCAGCGGCAAGCTGATCACTTCGATCCTGCGTCCTGGAAAAACACCCACAGGCCGAGAGAATGCAGCTATTCTCCAGCGCCTCATTAAGCTGATCCGTACAAGATGGCCGAAAACCCATTTACTGGTTCGTGGGGATAGCCACTTTGCCCAACCAGAGTTAATGCAGGTTGTTCAGGATGACCCTCACTCCGACTACGTGCTGGGAAAAGGCGCAGGACACAAGACGGCCTTGCGACCTAAAGCCAAAGAGTTGCTGGATGAAGCGCGGAAAGCTCTCGACGTTAAAACCGGGCTGGCAAAACTGAACAACATGCCAGAGCCTGAGCGACTCAGGCTCTACGGAGAAACGGACTATCAGGCAAAAAGCTGGAAAGGGCTGGACACCCGGATAATCTATAAGGCAGAGGTCAACCAGAAAGGCGACAATCCCCGCTTTATTGTGACTTCGATGATGGAGGCTTCCCCCGAGGAAATATATGAAGACCTTTATTGTCCCAGAGGGCAGGATGAGAACTTCATTAAGCATCTGAAAAGTGATTTGTCCGGTGATCGCTTGTCAGATCAAGGCTTTCTGGCAAATCACCTGAGAATGTTTTACGCCTGCGCTGCTTATGTTCTTCACTATGAGCTGAGAACCAAGGCACTGAAAGGTACGGAGCTGGAAAAGGCACAGCCATCAACCGTGATCACAAAACTTTGTAAGGTCGCGGTTAAAGTGGTTGAGTATAAAGACCGAATCAAACTTCACTTGCCCCGCAGCTGTCCAATAAAAGGGCTTTTGCAGCATATAACCGAAGTCTTTTATTCAATGCCGCTGCCTCGACCGGGATAG
- the tnpC gene encoding IS66 family transposase, which produces MIKAATLPKHPLPKSSLSVSTLAWVIVSKYCDALPLYRQENMLKRYGGSVTRTTMANSLIRLSTKLQPLINLMRDHQKEGSVINADETRIQVIKESSKSINSDKYMWVSLGGPPGQPSVLFEYDPSRSKEIPLRLFEGFSGYLQTDGYASYNAVCKQEGITQAGCFDHVRRKFTDAKKGEAKPGKKVKNARVSKADVALGKIRKLYAIEAEIEKLSAVKKLAIRQEKSKPLLDDLHQWLEKNITRLVPDSLTHLAMSYALNQWPKLVTYCESGELSISNAAAENVIRPFAVGRRNWLFADTPNGAKASALFYSLVESAKANGLEPYAYLNRILKELPYADTLEKLECLLPWAVKANQE; this is translated from the coding sequence GTGATTAAGGCAGCCACTCTGCCAAAGCACCCACTGCCCAAATCATCGCTGTCTGTCAGCACTCTGGCCTGGGTCATTGTCTCCAAGTACTGCGATGCCTTGCCACTGTACCGTCAGGAGAACATGCTCAAGCGATACGGTGGCTCCGTGACACGTACGACCATGGCTAACTCACTGATCCGTCTGTCTACAAAGCTACAGCCACTGATCAACCTGATGAGGGATCACCAGAAAGAGGGGTCTGTCATCAATGCTGACGAGACCCGGATCCAGGTCATCAAGGAGAGCAGCAAGTCCATTAACTCGGACAAATACATGTGGGTCAGCCTGGGCGGGCCACCCGGTCAGCCATCGGTACTGTTTGAGTACGATCCTTCAAGAAGCAAGGAGATCCCCCTGCGCCTGTTTGAAGGGTTCAGTGGTTACCTGCAAACGGACGGCTATGCCAGCTACAATGCAGTATGCAAACAGGAAGGCATCACACAGGCAGGCTGCTTCGACCACGTTCGCCGCAAATTCACCGACGCCAAAAAAGGTGAAGCCAAACCGGGCAAGAAGGTGAAAAACGCCAGGGTTAGCAAAGCGGATGTTGCTCTGGGCAAAATCCGTAAGCTCTACGCCATTGAAGCGGAGATTGAAAAGCTGTCTGCAGTTAAGAAACTGGCTATACGACAAGAGAAGAGTAAACCTCTTCTGGATGACCTACACCAATGGCTGGAGAAAAACATCACCCGGCTGGTACCGGACAGTTTGACCCATCTGGCGATGAGCTACGCTCTGAACCAGTGGCCAAAACTGGTCACATACTGTGAAAGTGGTGAGCTGAGCATCAGTAATGCCGCAGCAGAAAATGTTATACGACCATTCGCCGTTGGCCGCCGAAACTGGCTATTTGCAGACACGCCAAACGGTGCGAAAGCAAGTGCCCTGTTTTACAGCCTGGTCGAAAGCGCCAAAGCCAATGGTTTGGAGCCTTATGCGTACCTGAACCGTATTTTAAAAGAGCTGCCTTATGCTGATACTCTTGAGAAATTAGAGTGTCTGCTGCCCTGGGCAGTTAAGGCCAATCAAGAATAA
- the ltrA gene encoding group II intron reverse transcriptase/maturase, whose protein sequence is MNHDLLSCALEPANLLKAWKQVRSNKGTPGIDGITIEAYPDFARQRWPSARQALLNGTYRPSPVLRAVIEKPDGGERLLGIPTVMDRVIQQAIVQVLSPIFDPDFSPSSFGYRPGRSAQDAVQQVNRYIKQGLHQAVDVDLSKFFDTVSHDVLMSRVSRKIHDKRLLKLIGRYLRAGVMIDGQCYPTRVGMPQGGPLSPLLSNVLLDDLDKELEYRGHCFARYCDDFVILVGSQRAGERVMESITSYLERKLKLRINPTKSKVVKATEAEFLSFTFTGKRIRWSEKSLNRFRRKILKLTGRSWGVSMEYRLKKLTEYIRGWMGYFRITEYYSPIPRLDQWIRRRIRCCFIKQWRKPKTRYRNLIRLGVDHIKAASIAASSKGYYRLSKTYAAQLALNDSSLSKLGLVSLKDLWIRFHHPR, encoded by the coding sequence TTGAACCACGATCTACTGAGTTGCGCACTGGAACCTGCCAATTTGCTGAAAGCATGGAAACAAGTCAGAAGTAACAAAGGAACTCCCGGAATAGATGGGATCACCATTGAAGCCTATCCTGACTTTGCCCGTCAGCGCTGGCCTTCAGCGCGCCAAGCCTTACTCAATGGGACTTACAGACCATCTCCCGTCCTCCGGGCTGTTATAGAAAAGCCCGATGGTGGAGAACGGTTGCTGGGCATCCCGACAGTCATGGATCGAGTGATACAACAGGCCATTGTGCAGGTATTATCACCCATCTTTGACCCTGACTTCTCTCCCAGCAGCTTTGGTTACAGACCGGGAAGGTCTGCACAAGATGCTGTACAGCAGGTTAATCGATACATTAAGCAGGGGCTGCATCAGGCGGTTGATGTTGATCTGAGTAAATTCTTTGACACAGTCAGCCACGATGTTCTTATGTCGAGAGTCTCTCGAAAGATTCACGACAAGCGTCTGTTGAAGCTGATTGGCCGCTACCTTCGTGCTGGCGTCATGATTGATGGGCAATGCTACCCAACCCGGGTAGGTATGCCACAAGGCGGTCCACTTTCACCGCTGCTGTCGAATGTCCTTCTCGATGACCTGGACAAGGAGCTGGAGTACCGGGGGCATTGCTTCGCACGCTACTGCGATGACTTTGTGATCCTTGTTGGCAGCCAGCGAGCTGGGGAGCGAGTGATGGAAAGCATCACAAGTTACCTTGAGCGCAAGCTGAAACTGAGGATAAACCCGACAAAGAGCAAGGTGGTGAAAGCTACCGAAGCTGAGTTCCTGAGTTTTACCTTCACAGGGAAGCGAATCCGCTGGTCGGAGAAGAGTCTGAACCGTTTCAGGCGGAAAATCCTGAAACTCACTGGCCGAAGCTGGGGAGTATCGATGGAATATCGCTTGAAGAAGCTGACCGAATATATCCGGGGCTGGATGGGTTATTTCAGGATAACCGAATATTACAGTCCCATACCGCGACTGGATCAATGGATACGTCGGCGGATTCGCTGTTGTTTTATCAAGCAGTGGCGAAAGCCGAAAACCCGTTACAGAAATTTAATCAGGTTAGGTGTTGATCACATCAAGGCCGCCTCGATTGCAGCCAGTAGCAAAGGGTATTACCGGCTAAGCAAAACCTATGCGGCACAGTTAGCATTAAACGACAGTTCTCTCAGTAAACTCGGGCTTGTTTCCCTGAAAGATTTGTGGATCAGGTTTCACCATCCTCGGTGA
- the tnpB gene encoding IS66 family insertion sequence element accessory protein TnpB (TnpB, as the term is used for proteins encoded by IS66 family insertion elements, is considered an accessory protein, since TnpC, encoded by a neighboring gene, is a DDE family transposase.), protein MNQPVMRPAITLPKVFLYREPIDFRKSFRGLAVLVEQELGHNPFDGYLYAFTNRQRNKIKCLFWEDNGFVLYYKSLSDDKFHWPEPDDELVTLTGQQLNWLLDGYNLKAMKPHKKRHYESCF, encoded by the coding sequence ATGAACCAGCCAGTCATGCGCCCCGCCATCACACTTCCAAAAGTGTTTCTTTATCGGGAGCCCATCGATTTTCGAAAGTCATTTCGCGGTCTGGCCGTGTTAGTTGAGCAGGAACTCGGGCATAACCCTTTCGACGGTTATCTTTACGCCTTCACCAATCGTCAGCGTAATAAAATCAAGTGCCTGTTCTGGGAAGACAATGGCTTTGTGCTTTATTACAAGAGTTTGTCAGATGACAAGTTCCACTGGCCTGAACCTGATGATGAGCTGGTGACATTAACCGGGCAGCAACTTAACTGGCTGCTCGACGGTTACAATCTCAAGGCCATGAAACCCCATAAAAAAAGGCATTATGAGAGTTGTTTTTAG
- a CDS encoding IS66 family transposase, with protein MKSMTNAVFPQPESALDSPFSKAEIARDMEALLEAIHTKDSALLEKDDIIQKKSQVIEEQKKRITLLEEYLRLERARLYGRSSEKSGSQGEIFNEAELVDCATQPDEDEPEQPEPDSNSRKHRKGRQPFSPSLPRVQERSELSEEEKAGAIDTFFVKVREELDIVPAKVQVKEILQEKAV; from the coding sequence ATGAAATCAATGACCAATGCTGTCTTTCCTCAGCCGGAATCCGCTTTGGATTCGCCTTTTTCCAAGGCTGAAATTGCCCGTGATATGGAGGCCTTGCTTGAGGCCATCCATACGAAGGACAGCGCCCTTCTTGAAAAAGACGACATTATTCAGAAGAAATCCCAGGTCATTGAAGAGCAGAAAAAGCGAATCACGCTCCTGGAAGAGTACCTGCGCCTGGAGCGGGCACGGCTTTACGGGCGTAGTTCGGAAAAGTCCGGCAGTCAGGGGGAGATCTTCAACGAGGCTGAATTAGTCGATTGTGCGACACAGCCGGATGAGGATGAGCCGGAGCAACCTGAGCCCGATTCGAACTCCCGCAAACACCGTAAAGGGCGCCAACCCTTCTCGCCTTCACTGCCCAGAGTCCAGGAGCGGTCTGAACTCAGTGAAGAGGAAAAAGCCGGGGCCATTGACACGTTCTTTGTCAAAGTGCGGGAAGAGCTGGACATTGTTCCAGCGAAAGTTCAGGTCAAAGAAATCCTGCAGGAAAAAGCCGTCTAA
- a CDS encoding class I SAM-dependent DNA methyltransferase: MVPVRSLRSPDRLRRRLNQALGFYETNHLKSKIMKPVEIGKAYDQITHLWESEKFNRSNGIEQHKKAISFAPNTGKALDIACGCTGRFIDLLIDSGFTPEGVDISSKKVLLAKKTHPDIQFYNKDICSWSIPKKYSFITAWDSIWHIPLEEQKNVLTKIVNSLNKGGIFIFSFGGTDEPGDHTDSFMGPEVYYSSLGTNGFLSLLIELGCICKHLEFDQHPEFHTYMIVQKA, from the coding sequence ATGGTTCCAGTTCGTTCGCTACGCTCACCCGACCGCCTTCGGCGGCGGCTGAACCAGGCGTTAGGCTTCTATGAAACAAATCACTTAAAAAGTAAAATAATGAAACCAGTGGAAATTGGAAAAGCATATGATCAAATTACTCACTTATGGGAAAGTGAAAAGTTCAATAGGTCTAATGGGATAGAACAGCATAAAAAAGCAATTTCTTTTGCTCCAAATACTGGAAAAGCATTGGATATAGCTTGTGGATGTACAGGTAGATTTATTGATCTGCTAATTGATAGTGGTTTTACTCCTGAAGGTGTAGATATATCAAGCAAAAAGGTCTTGCTTGCTAAAAAAACACATCCTGACATTCAGTTTTATAATAAAGATATCTGCTCTTGGTCTATACCGAAAAAGTATAGTTTCATTACAGCATGGGATAGTATTTGGCATATACCATTGGAAGAACAGAAAAATGTTCTTACAAAAATTGTCAACAGTTTAAATAAAGGGGGGATTTTCATTTTCTCTTTTGGTGGTACAGATGAGCCTGGAGATCACACAGACAGTTTTATGGGGCCAGAGGTTTACTATTCTTCTTTAGGTACTAATGGTTTCTTATCATTGCTCATTGAACTCGGTTGTATTTGCAAACATCTTGAGTTTGATCAGCACCCAGAATTCCACACATATATGATCGTGCAAAAAGCCTAA